A genomic window from Sphingomonas taxi includes:
- a CDS encoding DedA family protein, with translation MFEKILGVLATFTIWVISSGGYVGIAILMAIESACIPLPSEIIMPFAGYLVSTGRFDLILAATAGAIGCNIGSIVGYEVGKRGGRPMAERWGRYVLIGPGELDAADRFFARWGSLAVLIGRLLPVIRSFIAFPAGVARMRLVPFHVYTFLGSWPWCFGLAWVGMKLGDKWNSDPRVKAAFHRADLLIGIVLIALVAFYIWHRVRGLKRHG, from the coding sequence ATGTTCGAAAAGATCCTGGGCGTTCTCGCCACCTTCACCATCTGGGTGATCTCCAGCGGCGGCTATGTCGGCATCGCGATCCTGATGGCGATAGAGAGCGCGTGCATCCCGCTCCCCTCCGAGATCATCATGCCGTTCGCCGGCTATCTCGTCTCGACCGGGCGGTTCGACCTGATTCTCGCCGCGACCGCGGGCGCGATCGGCTGCAACATTGGCTCGATCGTCGGCTATGAGGTCGGCAAGCGCGGCGGCCGGCCGATGGCCGAGCGCTGGGGCCGCTACGTCCTGATCGGGCCGGGCGAGCTCGACGCCGCCGACCGCTTCTTCGCGCGCTGGGGCAGTCTCGCGGTGCTGATCGGCCGGCTGCTGCCGGTGATCCGCAGCTTCATCGCCTTTCCCGCCGGCGTCGCGCGAATGCGGCTGGTGCCGTTCCACGTCTATACCTTCCTCGGCTCATGGCCGTGGTGCTTCGGCCTCGCCTGGGTCGGCATGAAGCTCGGCGACAAATGGAACAGCGACCCGCGCGTCAAGGCCGCCTTCCACCGCGCCGACCTGCTGATCGGAATCGTGCTGATCGCGCTGGTCGCCTTCTACATCTGGCACCGGGTGCGCGGGCTCAAGCGTCACGGCTGA
- a CDS encoding aldo/keto reductase has protein sequence MDDLTFNDGRTMPRLGLGTWKLPDPQAPLVVRRALDLGYRLIDTAAIYGNERGVGEGVHGSAAFLTTKLWNDRQGDPEAALDESLALLGVDAVDLYLIHWPAPGQGEYVDAWKALVGLRDAGKTRSIGVSNFLPEHLDAIIDATGVTPVLNQIELHPYHQRREERAYHDAHGIVTQAWSPLGQGGELLRDDAIVRVAEKHGRSPAQVVIAWHLAHGLSVIPKAADAEHMTDNFAALDLTLDEDDVAAIDALETGERMGQDARTM, from the coding sequence ATGGATGACCTTACCTTCAACGACGGCCGCACGATGCCGCGGCTCGGCCTCGGCACCTGGAAGCTCCCCGACCCGCAGGCGCCACTGGTGGTGCGCCGCGCGCTCGACCTCGGCTATCGGCTGATCGACACCGCTGCGATCTACGGCAACGAGCGCGGCGTCGGCGAGGGCGTCCACGGCAGTGCGGCGTTCCTCACCACCAAATTGTGGAACGACCGGCAGGGCGATCCCGAGGCGGCGCTCGACGAAAGCCTCGCTTTGCTCGGGGTCGACGCGGTCGATCTGTACCTGATCCACTGGCCGGCGCCGGGGCAGGGGGAATATGTCGACGCGTGGAAGGCGCTGGTCGGCTTGCGCGATGCGGGCAAGACGCGGTCGATCGGCGTGTCCAACTTCCTCCCCGAGCATCTCGACGCGATCATCGATGCGACCGGGGTGACGCCGGTGCTCAACCAGATCGAGCTGCACCCCTATCACCAGCGCCGCGAGGAGCGCGCCTATCACGACGCGCACGGTATCGTGACGCAAGCGTGGAGCCCGCTCGGGCAGGGCGGCGAGTTGCTGCGCGATGATGCGATCGTCCGCGTGGCGGAGAAGCACGGCCGCTCCCCGGCGCAGGTGGTGATCGCCTGGCATCTCGCCCACGGCCTGTCGGTGATCCCCAAGGCGGCGGACGCCGAGCACATGACCGACAATTTCGCCGCGCTCGACCTGACGCTGGACGAGGACGACGTCGCGGCGATCGACGCCCTCGAAACCGGCGAACGCATGGGTCAGGACGCGCGAACGATGTGA
- a CDS encoding UdgX family uracil-DNA binding protein (This protein belongs to the uracil DNA glycosylase superfamily, members of which act in excision repair of DNA. However, it belongs more specifically to UdgX branch, whose founding member was found to bind uracil in DNA (where it does not belong), without cleaving it, appears to promote DNA repair by a pathway involving RecA, rather than base excision.), producing MRLATLPAPDDFDAWRDTARALAAGDVPPDDVVWQVGDTPADLFAAAAEESAPPPPVGTLSVPRAFIDLARSVVMAAEPERFALLYTVLHRLRREPKLMEDHADPLIRKLEVIAKNVRRDIHKMRAFLRFREVADDAGASRYVAWFEPEHHIVRANAAFFVNRFASMRWSILTPEVSLHWDGKALSEGPGASKGDAPDGDPTEEVWKTYYASIFNPARVKVGAMLKEMPRKYWKNMPETALVGQLIAGAQARESGMITQSREAPTIGDNVQAAWAALRDEAATCTRCHLYKHATQTVFGEGPVDARMMFVGEQPGDQEDLAGTPFVGPAGQVFNRAIAAAEIDRSRVYVTNAVKHFKFEQRGKRRIHAKPDTGEIQACRWWIEQEQMLVRPQVTVALGATAGRSLFGRAVTIGRERGQALRLPEGGEAWITVHPSYLLRLPDPAQKEDEFARFVEDLKKAKAAAG from the coding sequence ATGCGGTTGGCGACCCTCCCCGCGCCCGACGATTTCGACGCCTGGCGCGATACCGCGCGGGCGCTCGCGGCGGGGGACGTGCCGCCGGACGACGTGGTGTGGCAGGTCGGCGATACCCCCGCCGACCTGTTCGCCGCCGCCGCCGAGGAATCGGCTCCGCCGCCGCCGGTCGGGACGCTGTCGGTGCCGCGCGCGTTCATCGACCTCGCGCGCAGCGTGGTGATGGCGGCCGAGCCCGAGCGGTTCGCCTTGCTCTATACCGTGCTGCACCGGCTGCGCCGCGAACCCAAGCTGATGGAGGATCACGCCGATCCACTCATCCGCAAGCTGGAGGTGATCGCCAAGAATGTCCGTCGCGACATCCACAAGATGCGCGCCTTCCTGCGCTTTCGTGAGGTCGCCGACGACGCTGGCGCCAGCCGCTACGTCGCCTGGTTCGAGCCCGAACATCATATCGTCCGCGCCAACGCCGCCTTCTTCGTCAACCGCTTCGCCAGCATGCGCTGGTCGATCCTGACGCCCGAGGTGTCGCTGCACTGGGACGGCAAGGCGCTTTCGGAAGGGCCGGGCGCGAGCAAAGGCGACGCCCCCGACGGCGATCCCACCGAAGAGGTGTGGAAGACCTATTATGCCAGCATCTTCAACCCGGCACGCGTCAAGGTCGGCGCGATGCTCAAGGAGATGCCGCGCAAATATTGGAAGAACATGCCGGAGACGGCGCTCGTCGGGCAATTGATCGCCGGCGCGCAGGCACGGGAGAGCGGGATGATCACCCAGTCACGCGAGGCGCCGACGATCGGCGACAATGTGCAGGCGGCCTGGGCGGCGCTGCGCGACGAGGCGGCGACGTGCACCCGCTGCCATCTCTACAAACATGCGACGCAGACGGTGTTCGGCGAGGGGCCGGTCGATGCGCGGATGATGTTCGTCGGCGAACAGCCGGGCGATCAGGAGGATCTCGCCGGCACGCCATTCGTCGGTCCGGCGGGGCAGGTGTTCAATCGCGCGATCGCCGCGGCGGAGATCGACCGGTCGCGCGTCTACGTCACCAATGCGGTCAAGCATTTCAAGTTCGAGCAGCGCGGCAAGCGCCGCATCCACGCCAAGCCCGATACCGGCGAGATCCAGGCGTGCCGCTGGTGGATCGAGCAGGAGCAGATGCTGGTGCGCCCGCAGGTGACGGTGGCACTCGGCGCGACGGCGGGCCGCTCGCTGTTCGGGCGGGCGGTGACGATCGGTCGCGAGCGCGGGCAGGCGCTGCGGCTGCCGGAGGGTGGCGAGGCGTGGATCACGGTGCATCCGAGCTATCTCCTCCGCCTGCCCGACCCGGCGCAGAAGGAGGACGAATTCGCGCGGTTCGTCGAGGATCTGAAGAAGGCGAAGGCGGCGGCGGGGTAA
- a CDS encoding hemerythrin domain-containing protein, with amino-acid sequence MALAQIYADLKRDHDKHRDMLKQLADLQGASDERKQLFEAFRLEIQSHAAAEEESLYATMLRDPELRDDARHSVSEHKEVDDLLGEMADEEFGSDAWSEKFFHMRRRYEHHITEEEEEMFPAAAEELDDSTEAELATIYEERKPEELEIARDNPPGGDERD; translated from the coding sequence ATGGCGCTGGCGCAGATCTACGCGGACCTGAAACGCGATCACGACAAGCACCGCGATATGTTGAAGCAGCTCGCCGACCTGCAGGGCGCGAGCGACGAGCGGAAGCAGCTGTTCGAGGCGTTCCGGCTCGAAATCCAGAGCCATGCCGCCGCCGAGGAGGAATCGCTTTACGCGACGATGCTGCGCGATCCCGAGCTGCGCGACGATGCGCGTCATTCGGTGAGCGAGCATAAGGAAGTCGACGACCTGCTCGGCGAGATGGCCGACGAAGAGTTCGGTTCGGATGCGTGGAGCGAGAAATTCTTCCACATGCGCCGCCGCTACGAGCATCACATCACCGAGGAAGAGGAAGAGATGTTCCCCGCCGCCGCCGAGGAACTCGACGACAGCACCGAGGCGGAGCTCGCGACGATCTACGAGGAGCGCAAGCCCGAGGAGCTGGAGATCGCCAGGGACAATCCGCCCGGCGGCGACGAGCGGGACTGA
- a CDS encoding putative DNA modification/repair radical SAM protein translates to MAQLDTREKLAILADAAKYDASCASSGTAKRDSRDGKGLGSTEGMGICHAYAPDGRCISLLKILLTNSCIFDCHYCINRKSSNVRRARFTAQEVVNLTISFYKRNYIEGLFLSSGIIKSSNYTMEQMVEVARSLREDHHFRGYIHLKTIPDADPELVHQAGLYADRVSINVELPTVSGLKRLAPEKDGARIEGAMKDVKTSIADNGDARKKYKSAPRFAPAGQSTQMIVGADAATDGEIVTRASTLYDRFGLRRVYYSAFSPIPDASTVLPLQRPPLMREHRLYQSDWLMRFYDYSPHEVVAAADDATGMLPLDIDPKLAWALKFRESFPVDVNRAPREMLLRVPGLGVKAVDRIVASRRWRRLRLDDVARLTVSVTKVRPFIVAEDWRPVLLTDRADLKPLVAPRRQQLELFAA, encoded by the coding sequence ATGGCCCAGCTCGACACCCGTGAAAAGCTGGCGATCCTCGCCGATGCGGCGAAATATGATGCGTCCTGCGCTTCGTCTGGCACCGCCAAGCGCGACAGCCGCGACGGCAAGGGGCTGGGATCGACCGAGGGCATGGGCATCTGCCACGCTTATGCGCCCGACGGCCGCTGTATCAGTCTGCTCAAGATCCTGCTGACCAACAGCTGCATCTTCGACTGCCATTATTGCATCAACCGCAAGAGCAGCAACGTCCGCCGCGCGCGCTTTACCGCGCAGGAGGTCGTCAACCTCACCATCTCCTTCTACAAGCGCAATTACATCGAAGGGCTGTTCCTCTCTTCGGGCATCATCAAGTCATCGAACTATACGATGGAGCAGATGGTCGAGGTCGCGCGGTCGTTGCGCGAGGATCATCACTTCCGTGGCTATATCCACCTCAAGACGATCCCCGACGCCGATCCCGAACTGGTGCATCAGGCGGGGCTCTATGCCGATCGCGTCTCGATCAACGTCGAGCTGCCGACGGTCAGCGGGCTGAAGCGGCTCGCGCCCGAAAAGGACGGCGCGCGGATCGAGGGCGCGATGAAGGACGTCAAGACGTCGATCGCGGACAATGGCGATGCCCGCAAGAAGTACAAATCCGCACCGCGCTTTGCCCCCGCCGGCCAGTCGACGCAGATGATCGTCGGCGCCGATGCCGCGACCGACGGCGAGATCGTCACCCGCGCCTCGACGCTTTACGACCGGTTCGGCCTGCGCCGCGTTTATTACAGCGCGTTCAGCCCGATCCCCGATGCGAGCACGGTGCTGCCGCTGCAACGCCCGCCGCTGATGCGCGAGCATCGCCTGTATCAGTCCGACTGGCTGATGCGCTTCTACGATTACAGCCCGCACGAGGTGGTCGCCGCGGCGGACGATGCGACCGGCATGCTGCCGCTCGACATCGATCCCAAGCTCGCCTGGGCGCTCAAATTCCGCGAGAGCTTCCCGGTCGACGTCAACCGCGCGCCGCGCGAGATGCTGCTGCGTGTCCCGGGGCTCGGCGTGAAGGCGGTCGACCGGATCGTCGCCAGCCGGCGCTGGCGGCGGCTGCGGCTCGACGATGTCGCGCGGCTGACGGTGAGCGTCACGAAAGTGCGGCCGTTCATCGTCGCCGAGGACTGGCGGCCGGTGCTGCTCACCGATCGCGCCGATCTCAAGCCGCTCGTCGCGCCTAGGCGCCAGCAGCTCGAATTGTTCGCCGCATGA
- a CDS encoding chromosome segregation SMC family protein — protein MQIKRLRIAGFKSFVDPADLAIERGLTGVVGPNGCGKSNLLEALRWTMGENSAKSLRGAGMEDVIFAGTATRPPRDFAEVSILLDGADGEEREVVRRIERGAGSAYRIDGRDVRAKDVGLLFADAATGAHSPALVSQNRIGAVIAAKPAERRAMLEEAAGIAGLHVRRRDAEQKLRATEANLLRLDELIADQDARAAALRRQARAAERYRNLSEQIRIAEARTIFARWREAVAAAEAAKAEAAAAEEAVTAAAAAERTAAAAQHDAAAAVAGARAAALAARDRASEAGHALAALRTEREAAARRVAELAEARARIAEDRAREGTLAADAAAALARLAEEGKALDRAIAAAAEEAPMLAATLADAERDARDAEVALAQGMARQASEAAEARVADAALAAARSRADRAQRDAAQVAQAIAALGDAAPLAAAREEAAGKRRDAAQAADRARTGLAEAEAAERAAIAGRDGAETTRAGARADLAALDSEAAALTKATQRNGRDRLLDHVVPAAGFERALAAALGDDLDVGLDAWTGAAVRPEDPAAPAGSEALAMRVEAPAALARRLAQTFVGADTGQALAVGQRLVTRDGQLRRWDGFVASGSGAAAAERLERLNRLKALAAARPAAVAALETAEAARATVDRTIAAARATAQATRTELTQAETAGRDAERAEDRAASALERLAGQRADLDARAARIADELAEAVADRTRAQATRDALPDGRESDAAVAALARTADQRRGAVAQARERRATLDRAVQANRERLVAAQADGRSWRARAGEAAKRIAEMDKRDATLAATAAEVADRPAALAAAIDAQEADHGAARAAAETAAAAERDAETVLRRAEEAQRRAIETLSQAREARAGTTVRLENHAQRRVELGRLAGERFECPAPVLPERLGFAVTEVRGPAEEAATHDRLTADRERIGPVNLVAERELAELEGASRTNSAERDELGQAVNRLRGSIGTLNREGRQRLLAAFAAVDGHFRRLFSTLFDGGAAHLELVDSDDPLEAGLEILAQPPGKRLQSLTLLSGGEQALTAVALIFALFLTNPAPICVLDEVDAPLDDANIERFCDLLDRMSRETDTRYLIVTHNAVTMSRMHRLFGVTMVERGVSRLVSVDLGGATSLLAAE, from the coding sequence TCCTGCTCGACGGCGCCGACGGCGAGGAACGCGAGGTCGTCCGCCGCATCGAGCGCGGCGCGGGCAGCGCCTATCGCATCGACGGCCGCGACGTCCGTGCCAAGGACGTCGGTCTGCTGTTTGCCGATGCCGCGACCGGTGCGCACAGCCCGGCGCTGGTCAGCCAGAACCGGATCGGCGCGGTGATCGCCGCCAAGCCCGCCGAACGCCGCGCGATGCTGGAGGAAGCGGCGGGGATCGCCGGGCTGCACGTCCGCCGCCGCGACGCCGAGCAGAAATTGCGCGCCACCGAGGCCAATCTGCTGCGGCTCGACGAACTGATCGCCGATCAGGACGCGCGCGCCGCGGCGTTGCGCCGGCAGGCGCGCGCGGCGGAACGCTATCGCAATTTGTCCGAGCAGATCCGCATCGCCGAGGCGCGGACGATCTTCGCGCGCTGGCGCGAGGCGGTCGCGGCCGCGGAGGCGGCCAAGGCGGAGGCGGCAGCGGCCGAGGAGGCGGTCACCGCCGCCGCCGCCGCCGAACGGACCGCCGCCGCCGCACAGCATGACGCCGCCGCCGCGGTCGCTGGCGCGCGTGCCGCCGCGCTCGCCGCGCGCGACCGGGCGAGCGAGGCGGGCCATGCGCTCGCCGCCTTGCGCACCGAGCGGGAGGCGGCGGCGCGGCGGGTCGCCGAGCTGGCCGAGGCGCGCGCGCGGATCGCCGAGGATCGCGCGCGCGAGGGAACGCTCGCGGCCGACGCCGCGGCGGCGCTGGCGCGGCTCGCGGAGGAGGGCAAGGCGCTCGACCGGGCGATCGCCGCCGCCGCCGAAGAGGCGCCGATGCTGGCCGCGACGCTGGCCGATGCGGAGCGCGATGCGCGCGATGCCGAGGTCGCGCTGGCGCAGGGCATGGCGCGGCAGGCGAGCGAGGCGGCGGAGGCACGCGTGGCCGATGCCGCGCTCGCGGCGGCACGGTCGCGCGCGGATCGGGCGCAGCGCGACGCGGCGCAGGTCGCGCAGGCGATCGCCGCGCTCGGCGATGCCGCCCCCCTCGCCGCCGCGCGTGAGGAGGCCGCCGGCAAACGGCGGGATGCCGCACAGGCTGCCGACCGGGCGCGAACTGGGCTTGCCGAGGCCGAGGCGGCGGAACGCGCGGCGATCGCCGGACGCGACGGAGCGGAGACGACGCGCGCGGGCGCGCGCGCCGATCTCGCCGCGCTCGACAGCGAGGCGGCGGCGCTGACCAAGGCGACGCAGCGCAACGGGCGCGACCGGCTGCTCGACCATGTCGTCCCGGCAGCGGGCTTCGAGCGCGCGCTGGCGGCGGCGCTTGGCGACGATCTCGACGTCGGGCTCGACGCGTGGACGGGCGCGGCGGTGCGGCCGGAGGACCCGGCGGCGCCTGCCGGTTCCGAAGCGCTGGCGATGCGGGTCGAGGCACCGGCAGCGCTCGCGCGGCGGCTCGCGCAGACCTTCGTCGGCGCGGATACCGGTCAGGCGCTCGCGGTCGGGCAACGGCTGGTGACGCGCGACGGGCAGCTACGGCGCTGGGACGGGTTCGTCGCGAGCGGCAGCGGCGCGGCGGCGGCGGAACGGCTCGAACGGCTCAACCGGTTGAAGGCGCTGGCCGCCGCGCGGCCGGCCGCCGTCGCCGCGCTGGAGACGGCGGAGGCGGCGCGGGCGACGGTCGATCGCACGATCGCCGCGGCGCGGGCGACGGCACAGGCGACGCGGACGGAGCTGACGCAGGCGGAGACCGCCGGCCGCGACGCCGAGCGCGCCGAGGACCGTGCCGCGAGTGCGCTCGAACGGCTCGCCGGCCAGCGTGCTGATCTTGACGCCCGCGCCGCACGGATCGCCGACGAACTGGCCGAGGCGGTCGCCGACCGCACGCGCGCGCAGGCGACGCGCGATGCGCTGCCGGATGGGCGGGAGAGTGACGCGGCGGTCGCGGCGCTTGCCCGCACCGCCGACCAGCGGCGCGGCGCGGTGGCGCAGGCGCGCGAACGCCGTGCGACGCTCGACCGCGCGGTGCAGGCGAACCGCGAGCGACTCGTCGCGGCGCAGGCGGACGGGCGGAGCTGGCGCGCGCGTGCCGGCGAGGCGGCCAAGCGGATCGCCGAGATGGACAAGCGCGATGCCACGCTCGCTGCCACCGCGGCCGAGGTGGCGGACCGGCCCGCCGCGCTCGCCGCGGCGATCGATGCGCAGGAGGCGGATCACGGCGCCGCGCGCGCCGCCGCCGAAACCGCGGCCGCCGCGGAGCGCGACGCCGAGACGGTGCTGCGCCGTGCCGAAGAGGCGCAACGTCGCGCGATCGAGACGCTCAGCCAGGCGCGCGAGGCGCGCGCCGGCACCACCGTGCGGCTGGAGAATCACGCGCAGCGGCGGGTCGAGCTCGGCCGGCTGGCGGGCGAACGGTTCGAATGTCCGGCGCCGGTGTTGCCCGAGCGGCTCGGCTTCGCGGTCACCGAGGTCCGCGGCCCCGCCGAGGAAGCCGCGACGCACGACCGGCTCACCGCGGATCGCGAACGCATCGGGCCGGTCAATCTCGTCGCCGAACGCGAACTCGCCGAACTGGAAGGCGCGAGCCGGACCAATTCCGCCGAGCGCGACGAACTGGGGCAGGCGGTGAACCGGCTGCGCGGCTCGATCGGCACGCTCAACCGCGAGGGGCGGCAGCGGCTGCTCGCCGCCTTCGCGGCGGTCGACGGGCATTTCCGGCGGCTGTTCAGCACCTTGTTCGACGGCGGCGCGGCGCATCTCGAACTGGTCGATTCGGACGATCCGCTCGAGGCGGGGCTTGAGATCCTCGCGCAACCGCCGGGCAAGCGGCTGCAATCCTTGACGCTGTTGTCGGGGGGCGAACAGGCGCTGACCGCGGTGGCGCTGATCTTCGCTTTGTTCCTGACGAACCCTGCGCCGATCTGCGTGCTCGACGAGGTCGATGCGCCGCTCGACGACGCCAATATCGAGCGCTTCTGCGACCTGCTCGATCGCATGTCGCGCGAGACCGACACCCGCTATCTGATCGTCACGCACAATGCGGTGACGATGAGCCGGATGCACCGCCTGTTCGGCGTGACGATGGTCGAGCGCGGCGTCAGCCGGCTGGTGTCGGTCGACCTCGGCGGCGCGACGTCGCTGCTGGCGGCGGAATAG